The genomic region GATATCACCGATATTCAGACGCTCGATCACCTTATAGCCATCTTGCTCCTGACGAATTGCCACTTCATAATGATGATTCTCATCCATATAGATCGTGACACCAGCTTCCCCATTCGTCAGACTGACATCGACAGAAATTGTGGCATTAAAGTCTTTCTGACGTAGCCCGATGAACGTCGGGGATGCCGGAACGTCCAGCGTTACATCAGTTCCTGTTAGCGTAAGCTTGTCTGATTCAAGCTGATAATGCTCTGCATTCGGATGACGAAGGTAACACCAGTCCAGGCTCCAGTTTGTATTTTCAAACGTATAATGCTTCTTGTCCTGCTGGGCCACGGTTTCTGGGATACGATTAGTCTCAAAACTCGTCAGCGTTGTACCTTCATGCCCGGCTGTAAACCATCCGTCTTCACCAAACGTAATCGGAGTCAGGAATACTTCCCGGCCCAGATGATGGAACGTAGCCCATCTGCCAATCTGACGGAATCCCAGGTGAAAGAGCCACCAGTTGCCCAAATCATCCTGAACCAGGTCACCATGTCCAACCCCCTGCAACTCATAACCGCCCAAATTACGATTGGTCAGAACTGGATTGTGTGCATAAGCTTCAAATGGACCTGAAGACGAAGTTCCCCGAGCATACGTAACCATGTGACCATACTCCGTACCACCCTCAGCTGCAAGCAGGTAATAGTAACCGTTCATTTTATACAGATGCGGGCTTTCCAGATATCTTCCGCCAGTACCATTCCATATCGAACGACTCGGGGTCAGTTTGCGCCCAGTTTCAATCTCAAGCTCACACTGGACAATTCCGCCAACGCCTTCATCATCTACCCCATTACTCATAAACAAGGTCTTGCCATCTTCAAAATACAAATCCGGATCAATCCCGCCTTGATCCACGTAGATAGGCTCAGACCATTCTCCGTAGATATCGTCCGTCCATACATAGAAATTCTGATGTGTCGTATCATTCGTTGTCACCATATAAAAAAGTCCGTTATTGTGTCTGATCGTCGGGGCAAATACGCCCCCGGAACTGCTCACGGTCTCGAGCTGAATCTGACTTTTACGAGTGAGGCAGTGACCAATCTGCTTCCAATTCAGCAGATCCTTGCTTTCAAAGAGCGGTACGCCCGGAAAGTATTGAAAAGAACTGCACACCATATAGTACGTATCGTTGACTTTGATCACACTTGGGTCTGGATAGAAACCTTTAACAACAGGATTATTGTATTTCACTATACTCCACCTCTTATGCTAAAATTCATAAATATAAGAATCCAACTTTGTAGCAACTAAAAAAATTAAACACCATTGGCTATCAACTTGCAATGAATCTGGATTGTATCTTGGAACAAATTTTATTGAATTAATATATATATGATTTTAGAAGATTGAGGGTAAGGAGTTGTGCAGATGATCAAAGCAAATGGGGAGCCCCAGTTCCTCCCTTTATATGAGGCGCTGGCAAGCGAGGTCAGATGGAGAATCATGGACATGATTGCAGATCGCGAAAAAAATGTGAAGGATATTGCGGCAGCATTAGAGCTCAGCCCCTCCATTGTCACGATGCATATTCGCAAACTGGAGGATGCGGGCTTAATCGGGAGCAGACGAGTTCGGATTAACGGAGGAACACACAAATTATGTTACCTCAAGCAAAATCAGATTGAGATCGAGCTGCCATCGGCAAATCAAACTTCACGAACCAAAGAGCAGACAATATCCGTTGGGCACTACACTGCTTTTGATATTCACCCTACCTGTGGGCTAGGCACACTTGAGAAAGAAATCGGGATATGGGACGATCCACGTTACTTCCTTGATCCTGAGCGGGTACACGCCGCGATCCTGTGGTTTGGGAAAGGTTATGTAGAATATAAAACACCTAACTTTGTACTTCCTGATCAGACAACTGATGCTATTGAGATTTCGATGGAACTGGCTTCTGAAGCTCCTGGATTGCGGGATCATTGGCCTTCGGATATTCGTTTCACTTTCAATGGTGTTTCTCTTGGAACGTGGACAAGCCCTGCCGACTTTGGCAGAGCAGCGCGCGGCAAATATACACCAGATTGGTGGCATCGCAATGTGAATCAGTATGGATTATTGAAGACCATCCGCATTGATGCCTCCGGTACGTATATGGATGATGAGCGGATGTCGGATATTACTCTTGCGGATATTAAGCTTAGCGAACCGTTCTGGACGCTTCGTTTTACGGTTGACGAGGAAAGCCCCAACGTAGGCGGTCTAACGATCTATGGTGCCGGTTTCGGTAACCATGATCAGGATATTGTTATTCGTGTACTAGGGTAATTTGGCTCGCTGTACAGGAATCCTCCCTTTCCTGACATAAAGGAGAGGGAGTGATGGAAAATGCTGTTCCTCAGCTAATTTTGAAGCACATACGTCGCTAAGAACGCTCACTGTCCCCCCCATACTCTCTCTCCAACTGATTCCCATGGAATGCCTTCAAAAGAAAAGCCCGATCCGGAACGTTCAATCGTTCATACGATTGCAGATATTCCCTGTTGTCATATGGAACGCCAATGAATTTCACATCAATTCCCTCATCTTGGAGATCCACGATACCGTATCTGGCAATGGCAAGATCGTTACAGCCTAAAGCGCCCGGATTCAGATAGATTCGTTGATCTGTCTTATAATAATGAAGAATATGATGATGACCAAAACAAACCAAATCATGGGCCGTATCCTGATACCTTGCGTCCAATTTGATCCCGGATGGATCTTTATCGATGACATCCAGCTTGTCGTTGTTCATGTGATAGTGAGTTAGAAGGAACCGACGTCCTTCTACCTCTTTTTCAACGAATTTCGGTAGAGCTTGTATTCTCTTGATCGATTCCGCACTTAGATGTCGACCAATCCATTCATGATGCTCGGCTATGCCTTTATGCCCTTCTAATGGCCCCTTATTTTGGAGCAAACTCAATACGGCTTCTTCGTGATTTCCTGTAATCGCTATCAAATTCTCACGGCTGTACAACATCTCGATCACTTCATTGGAGTGAGGGCCAATACCGATCATATCCCCCAAACAAAACGTATACTCAATGTCTCCTCTGGAATCCATATCAGCCAGTACCGCTTGAAGCGCTGGAGCATTCCCATGAATATCGGTTAAGATGGCAACCTTCATTGTGATTCCTCCTCAGGAATATACATCGTCTGAATCTCCTGTACACCCGCAATAAAGCCCAGATTCAGATATCCGGACTCGGCATCATTTCCTTGCATCACATACAATCGCAGCACGGGATACTGACCCTTAAGCGCATTCAAAGCTCTCTGTAACATCAGTGTAGCAAGCCCTCTTCCTCTATATGCCGGCCGAACCCCTATGCTATATACAGCAGCCTGATTATCCTGCAGACAAAGACGACAATTTGCAATCAGTTGCCCCGTTTCCTTATCGTATACAAGCGTGGAGGCTTGAGTCAGAATCTCATTTGTATAATTAGGATCTTCGTCAGGTATAAAGTCTGCAAGGGAGGTTTTATTTCTTCGTGTAGCTTCAAGACTTCCTGCAAAACTCTCCAGGTCACATTGAGAAATTTCATCTTCATTCACATATTTTCTGGTGCCGGTTTCACTTTCAATAATCTCTGGACTCTTCACGGTTACCCTGCTGTCCCACTCGATCTCAAAATGATCTGTAGGCCGCTGCATCCACCGACATCTGAACTCCACTGGCCAGAATCCAGCTCTTGCGTATAGATCTACTTGGTCTGGAAGAATCTCAAAGGTCAGAATGCGTTTGGTGCGATCGGACCACTGTAATAATTTATGCTTCAGAAGCTTCAATACCTCAAAGCACTGCTGGAATGGCGGGATAAAAAACAAATGATACATCCGGTTAGGCTCCATTCTCACGCCGCCTATTTTGCTTTCCCCCTTGTAAATCCAGTACGCACTGATCTTGGAAGAACTGAACTCTTCTTCCCTGAAAAATCCGACATAACGCATATCATAATAAACCGTGCAATATAATCCCCATTCGGCAAAATCAGCTTTGCGAATTGAATATTCATCCGACAGATCATATTGGAGAATATCTGTAGACCACTCCGTTAAACCCATACGTCATTCCTCCTCAGTTCTAATTACATGTACAGCAATTAAAGAACCTTTCTATATTCCACCCCATGAACATGAATTAACACATGCTGTGCCTGCAAACGTTCGAAGAAATCCAACATGTCCTTAAACGGATTCTCGAAATACGCAGTTAGGTAAGCAATCTCTGGCGTTGTTTTGATAAAATTATAAAAAAAGTAGGGGTC from Paenibacillus sp. FSL R5-0341 harbors:
- a CDS encoding glycoside hydrolase family 43 protein, whose translation is MKYNNPVVKGFYPDPSVIKVNDTYYMVCSSFQYFPGVPLFESKDLLNWKQIGHCLTRKSQIQLETVSSSGGVFAPTIRHNNGLFYMVTTNDTTHQNFYVWTDDIYGEWSEPIYVDQGGIDPDLYFEDGKTLFMSNGVDDEGVGGIVQCELEIETGRKLTPSRSIWNGTGGRYLESPHLYKMNGYYYLLAAEGGTEYGHMVTYARGTSSSGPFEAYAHNPVLTNRNLGGYELQGVGHGDLVQDDLGNWWLFHLGFRQIGRWATFHHLGREVFLTPITFGEDGWFTAGHEGTTLTSFETNRIPETVAQQDKKHYTFENTNWSLDWCYLRHPNAEHYQLESDKLTLTGTDVTLDVPASPTFIGLRQKDFNATISVDVSLTNGEAGVTIYMDENHHYEVAIRQEQDGYKVIERLNIGDIKSIEQEVDLGNKQHATLVIRSSQERYSFLLQADGEEILLGTAQTRYLSSEVAGGFTGVLIGLYATGKDAVAEFTNFKCDYH
- a CDS encoding ArsR family transcriptional regulator, producing MIKANGEPQFLPLYEALASEVRWRIMDMIADREKNVKDIAAALELSPSIVTMHIRKLEDAGLIGSRRVRINGGTHKLCYLKQNQIEIELPSANQTSRTKEQTISVGHYTAFDIHPTCGLGTLEKEIGIWDDPRYFLDPERVHAAILWFGKGYVEYKTPNFVLPDQTTDAIEISMELASEAPGLRDHWPSDIRFTFNGVSLGTWTSPADFGRAARGKYTPDWWHRNVNQYGLLKTIRIDASGTYMDDERMSDITLADIKLSEPFWTLRFTVDEESPNVGGLTIYGAGFGNHDQDIVIRVLG
- a CDS encoding metallophosphoesterase family protein produces the protein MKVAILTDIHGNAPALQAVLADMDSRGDIEYTFCLGDMIGIGPHSNEVIEMLYSRENLIAITGNHEEAVLSLLQNKGPLEGHKGIAEHHEWIGRHLSAESIKRIQALPKFVEKEVEGRRFLLTHYHMNNDKLDVIDKDPSGIKLDARYQDTAHDLVCFGHHHILHYYKTDQRIYLNPGALGCNDLAIARYGIVDLQDEGIDVKFIGVPYDNREYLQSYERLNVPDRAFLLKAFHGNQLEREYGGDSERS
- a CDS encoding GNAT family N-acetyltransferase — encoded protein: MGLTEWSTDILQYDLSDEYSIRKADFAEWGLYCTVYYDMRYVGFFREEEFSSSKISAYWIYKGESKIGGVRMEPNRMYHLFFIPPFQQCFEVLKLLKHKLLQWSDRTKRILTFEILPDQVDLYARAGFWPVEFRCRWMQRPTDHFEIEWDSRVTVKSPEIIESETGTRKYVNEDEISQCDLESFAGSLEATRRNKTSLADFIPDEDPNYTNEILTQASTLVYDKETGQLIANCRLCLQDNQAAVYSIGVRPAYRGRGLATLMLQRALNALKGQYPVLRLYVMQGNDAESGYLNLGFIAGVQEIQTMYIPEEESQ